Proteins encoded together in one Onychomys torridus chromosome 1, mOncTor1.1, whole genome shotgun sequence window:
- the Fosb gene encoding protein fosB isoform X1, giving the protein MFQAFPGDYDSGSRCSSSPSAESQYLSSVDSFGSPPTAAASQECAGLGEMPGSFVPTVTAITTSQDLQWLVQPTLISSMAQSQGQPLASQPPAVDPYDMPGTSYSTPGLSAYSAGGASGRGGPSTSTTTSGPGPARPARARPRRPREETLTPEEEEKRRVRRERNKLAAAKCRNRRRELTDRLQAETDQLEEEKAELESEIAELQKEKERLEFVLVAHKPGCKIPYEEGPGPGPLAEVRDLPGSTSAKEDGFGWLLPPPPPPPLPFQSSRDAPPNLTASLFTHSEVQVLGDPFPVVSPSYTSSFVLTCPEVSAFASAQRTSGSEQPSDPLNSPSLLAL; this is encoded by the exons ATGTTTCAAGCTTTCCCCGGAGACTACGACTCCGGCTCCCGGTGTAGCTCGTCACCCTCTGCCGAGTCTCAGTACCTGTCTTCGGTGGACTCCTTCGGCAGTCCACCCACCGCTGCCGCCTCCCAG GAGTGCGCCGGTCTCGGGGAAATGCCCGGCTCCTTCGTGCCAACGGTCACTGCAATCACAACCAGCCAGGACCTCCAGTGGCTCGTGCAACCTACCCTCATCTCTTCCATGGCCCAGTCCCAGGGGCAGCCACTGGCCTCCCAGCCTCCAGCTGTTGACCCTTATGACATGCCAGGAACCAGCTACTCAACCCCAGGCCTGAGTGCCTACAGCGCTGGTGGAGCAAGCGGAAGGGGTGGGCCTTCGACCAGTACTACCACCAGTGGCCCTGGGCCTGCCCGCCCAGCCCGAGCCAGGCCTAGAAGACCCCGGGAAGAGACG CTCAccccagaagaggaagagaagcggAGGGTTCGCAGAGAGCGAAACAAGCTGGCGGCAGCTAAATGCAGAAACCGTCGGAGGGAGCTGACCGACCGACTCCAGGCG GAAACGGATCagctggaagaggaaaaggcagagcTGGAGTCGGAGATCGCCGAGCTGCAAAAAGAGAAGGAACGCCTGGAGTTTGTCCTGGTGGCCCACAAACCGGGCTGCAAGATCCCCTACGAAGAGGGGCCGGGGCCAGGACCGCTGGCCGAGGTGAGAGATTTGCCAGGGTCAACATCCGCTAAGGAAGACGGCTTCGGCTGGCTGCTGCCGCCCCCTCCACCACCGCCCCTGCCCTTCCAGAGCAGCCGAGACGCACCCCCCAACCTGACGGCTTCTCTCTTTACACACAGTGAAGTTCAAGTCCTCGGCGACCCCTTCCCCGTTGTTAGCCCTTCGTACACTTCCTCGTTTGTCCTCACCTGCCCGGAGGTCTCCGCATTCGCCAGCGCCCAACGCACCAGCGGCAGCGAGCAGCCGTCTGACCCCCTGAACTCGCCCTCCCTTCTCGCTCTGTGA
- the Fosb gene encoding protein fosB isoform X2, whose amino-acid sequence MFQAFPGDYDSGSRCSSSPSAESQYLSSVDSFGSPPTAAASQECAGLGEMPGSFVPTVTAITTSQDLQWLVQPTLISSMAQSQGQPLASQPPAVDPYDMPGTSYSTPGLSAYSAGGASGRGGPSTSTTTSGPGPARPARARPRRPREETLTPEEEEKRRVRRERNKLAAAKCRNRRRELTDRLQAETDQLEEEKAELESEIAELQKEKERLEFVLVAHKPGCKIPYEEGPGPGPLAE is encoded by the exons ATGTTTCAAGCTTTCCCCGGAGACTACGACTCCGGCTCCCGGTGTAGCTCGTCACCCTCTGCCGAGTCTCAGTACCTGTCTTCGGTGGACTCCTTCGGCAGTCCACCCACCGCTGCCGCCTCCCAG GAGTGCGCCGGTCTCGGGGAAATGCCCGGCTCCTTCGTGCCAACGGTCACTGCAATCACAACCAGCCAGGACCTCCAGTGGCTCGTGCAACCTACCCTCATCTCTTCCATGGCCCAGTCCCAGGGGCAGCCACTGGCCTCCCAGCCTCCAGCTGTTGACCCTTATGACATGCCAGGAACCAGCTACTCAACCCCAGGCCTGAGTGCCTACAGCGCTGGTGGAGCAAGCGGAAGGGGTGGGCCTTCGACCAGTACTACCACCAGTGGCCCTGGGCCTGCCCGCCCAGCCCGAGCCAGGCCTAGAAGACCCCGGGAAGAGACG CTCAccccagaagaggaagagaagcggAGGGTTCGCAGAGAGCGAAACAAGCTGGCGGCAGCTAAATGCAGAAACCGTCGGAGGGAGCTGACCGACCGACTCCAGGCG GAAACGGATCagctggaagaggaaaaggcagagcTGGAGTCGGAGATCGCCGAGCTGCAAAAAGAGAAGGAACGCCTGGAGTTTGTCCTGGTGGCCCACAAACCGGGCTGCAAGATCCCCTACGAAGAGGGGCCGGGGCCAGGACCGCTGGCCGAG TGA